The nucleotide sequence TTGGACAAGATGCAGGGAGACGGAAAATGTGATGATCCAGCAGGAATTTATTGAACAGGTTCATTCCCAAGATAGCTATGTTCATTACTTCAGTATCCTAGCCATTGCTCAGGCCTTGAATGCAGCATATTCATCCAAATCAAAGCAGATGTCACTGATGGGAGGAGGAGACCTGTTGGGACTTCAAAAGATTCAGCCATGGCAGGTATGTCCTTTCCCTTTTGCAAACTAATGTTCATTGTCCCAGCTTTGGAATCACcatattaggaacataggaagctgccttaacatgagtcagaccattggtctcacAAGTAGCATTGTCTATATTGACTGACTGACAGGGGAAATGAATTATCCATAAAGGAGTTTCCTCTGTCGTTGTAGCTTCATCCATTCTTGAAAGAAGTGCATCTCTATTCTAATACTTCACCTGATGGACAGTACTTGGATGAGAATGGGGCATTGGCCATTGACTTCCATATTGTGAATTGGGTCCTGTTTCCCAATACCTCTCATGGTAGAGTGAAGATTGGGGAAGTAGAGAAACAGGCATCCTCAGAGGTAAAGTTGACCATCAACCAAGAAGCAATTGTCTGGCCCCTGGTCTTTAACAAGGTATGGAGAAATGATATGTCATTTTATTACTTGTGACATCTGCTAGGCTCTAATAGCTTGTTGAATAGCACATATGAGACTTTGACTGTGATtttactgatacagtggtacatcggtttacgaacttaatccattctggtagtctgttcttaaaccaaaactgttcttaaaccaaggcatgctttccctaatgaggccttccaccGCTGGTGCTCTTCCACTGTTCAAATTCGTCATTATACCGAGGTAAAGTTATCAaaccagttttgtggagttcgtacaccgaatagtttgtaaacaggactgttcttaaaccaaggtgccactgtacttccCTAGAGCGAAGTCATTGAGATGAATGGAACAGCCTCTTGAGTATGTATAAGATTTCACAGTGAATAGGAGACTTTCCTAAGCACAGTAAAATAGCTTTCCCAAATGTAAGGTCTCCCCAATCTGTTCAGAATATCCAGAGGACAGCATGTATTTCCTGTAGGGACACCCTGCACCCACCCACAAATATTAATCAGAGCTGGCAATTATTAATCACCTGCCAAAATAGGGCCTGGAGTCACTTATGGCCATTGGAAGCAAATATATGTTTTCCACAATCTTGCCAAAACACTGTGATCTGTTTCCAAAAGCACAAATGCTCCTAATCGTTTCTCATTGATTCTCCTTCCTCAATTTCTGCCTAGACCATGCCTCGTTCAAGATGCTCACAGAGCTGTCACCCTGGATGTGTCAAGAAGATTCAGGAAGGGAAGCCCCCGTGCTGCTATGATTGCACTCCCTGCTCAGAAGGGACCATCTCCACTCAGGAAGGTAGGCCAAGACCTCAGAAAAAACCATCTTACCTGGGAGGATGGGGCAAAGGTTTGAGCCAACCTAAGCATGATGTTTGTAATGGCATCCCATGAGTGAAATGCCTCTCGGGTTTTTGGAAGTTCAAAAAGCAGCACTAGGAGGCATAAGCAGTTTTAACGGGGGGGGAAAAGCATGTCCACCTCTTTGACCAATGAACATACATGCACAAGTCATCAGCTGATGGTCAGTGAAAGTCTACATTCCTTAAGCTCACAATTATGCCTTTGAGGCCTTACCCATCACACAACTCAAAAAGTGGCATCACCAAATAGAGTGACCTGCTGAGCTAAGTTTAATCCAGTGGCCAGAGGTTCCCAGCACCAGTTTACACTTAATAGAAGCACTTCTGAAGTATCTCACAGGCCAAGCTTTTCTAGCCATGCTCCCCATGATCTATTTTGGTGGATGAGACCATGGATTAAGATGTTTTTGCCAGTGAACTTTTGCTTCTCTCTTTCCCAACAAAACTGTGTTTTTTTTATCTCTCCCATATGCTTACCTTCCCCATATGCCTAGCTTGGTTTACAACTGCTGTTAGGATACTGaagtctctttttctctctgcagaTACTGCCAAATGCACCAAATGTTCAAATGATCAGCATCCAAACAAAGACAAAAATCAATGTGTACCCAAAACAATCACCTTCCTGTcctatgaagaacctttggggagCATCCTAGCTTCCTTTGCCATCCTCATATCCTTAACCACAGTTTTTGTGTTAGAAATCTTTATTAAATACAATgccactcccatagtcaaagccaacaatagggatctctcctacatcctcctcatctccctccttctctcatttttgtcctccttcctcttcattggccAGCCAAGAAAAGGGACCTGCCTTTTGCGTCAAACAGCCTTCAGCaccatcttctcagctgctgtctCTTCCgtcttggcaaaaaccatcactgtggtgctggccttcctggccactaaGCCAGGGAGCAGGgcgaggagatggctggggaagagtttggccaactccattgtcatttcctgttccagtgtacaagttctcatctgcacgaTCTGGCTGGGGACATCTCCTCCTTTCCCTGACTCTGACAAGCACTCCCAACCTGGGGAGGTCATCCTgaaatgcaacgaagggtctgtggccatgttctatggtgcccttggctacatgggcttcctggctgccatctgcttcacggtggctttcctagccaggaagctgcctggaaacttcaatgaagccaagctgatcaccttcagcatgctggtcttctgcagtgtttgggtgtcctttgttcccacctatctgagcaccaaggggaagtaCATGGTAGCAGTGCAGgttttctccatcttggcttccagtgctgggcttctagGATGTATCTTCattcccaaatgctacattattatactgaggcctgatctgaacatgCGAAAGACCAGAAACAGCTAAATATGATATTTGATTGTTAGCTCTAGGGatatcatggaactgtagagttagaatcCACACCAGAATATTGACTGCAATGTGCAGCTGGCCATGTATATAGTGAG is from Podarcis muralis chromosome 2, rPodMur119.hap1.1, whole genome shotgun sequence and encodes:
- the LOC144326626 gene encoding vomeronasal type-2 receptor 26-like, which produces MSGFYKIPQLSYGFVLHNKVQSPFVYQMVSKEETQYLGIIQLLLHFRWTWVGLFAPDNDNGERFLSILTSLMIKREICVAFTKRVLLQTWLWLPHEAPAMWRQVNVFVYCTDSQYGLFTIMEVQTLLERIETGGKVWIITALENTVLFYETESFRYAHGSLSFVMKTKKKMKMDDSEPIFPSVLDLWQEEFECSYSKHALSVRGWTRCRETENVMIQQEFIEQVHSQDSYVHYFSILAIAQALNAAYSSKSKQMSLMGGGDLLGLQKIQPWQLHPFLKEVHLYSNTSPDGQYLDENGALAIDFHIVNWVLFPNTSHGRVKIGEVEKQASSEVKLTINQEAIVWPLVFNKTMPRSRCSQSCHPGCVKKIQEGKPPCCYDCTPCSEGTISTQEDTAKCTKCSNDQHPNKDKNQCVPKTITFLSYEEPLGSILASFAILISLTTVFVLEIFIKYNATPIVKANNRDLSYILLISLLLSFLSSFLFIGQPRKGTCLLRQTAFSTIFSAAVSSVLAKTITVVLAFLATKPGSRARRWLGKSLANSIVISCSSVQVLICTIWLGTSPPFPDSDKHSQPGEVILKCNEGSVAMFYGALGYMGFLAAICFTVAFLARKLPGNFNEAKLITFSMLVFCSVWVSFVPTYLSTKGKYMVAVQVFSILASSAGLLGCIFIPKCYIIILRPDLNMRKTRNS